One window of Anas platyrhynchos isolate ZD024472 breed Pekin duck chromosome 11, IASCAAS_PekinDuck_T2T, whole genome shotgun sequence genomic DNA carries:
- the TMOD2 gene encoding tropomodulin-2 — protein sequence MSLPFRKELEKYKNINEDEILSKLSEDELKQLEHVLDDLDPENALLPAGFRQKDQTTKSATGPFDRERLLSYLEKQALEHKDREDFVPFTGEKKGKIFIPKEKPIETRTEEKVTLDPELEEALASASDTELYDLAAVLGVHNMVNNPKFDEGGARSKDGKEIVRNVVKGEKVKPIFEEPPNPTNVEASLQRIKANDPSLTEINLNNIKNIPIPTLKEFAKALESNTHVKTFSLAATRSNDPVAIAFADMLKVNKTLKSLNVESNFITGTGILALIDALKENESLTEIKIDNQRQQLGTAVEMEIAKMLEENSKILKFGYQFTKQGPRTRVAAAITKNNDLVRKKRVEAERQ from the exons ATGTCTCTGCCTTTCCGAAAAGAGCTGGAGAAATACAAGAATATCAATGAAGACGAAATACTCAGCAAACTCTCGGAGGATGAACTGAAACAGCTAGAGCATGTTCTTGATGACCTTGATCCTGAG AACGCCTTGCTTCCAGCCGGATTTCGGCAGAAGGACCAGACCACTAAATCCGCCACAGGCCCCTTCGACAGAGAACGCCTGCTTTCGTACTTGGAGAAGCAAGCACTTGAGCACAAGGACAGGGAAGACTTTGTGCCATTTACAGGGGAGAAGAAAG gaaaaatatttatcccTAAAGAAAAGCCCATAGAAACTCGTACAGAAGAGAAAGTGACCCTGGATCCGGAACTAGAAGAAGCCCTGGCCAGTGCCTCAGACACCGAGCTCTACGACCTTGCAG CTGTTCTTGGAGTGCACAACATGGTCAACAACCCTAAATTTGATGAAGGAGGAGCCCGCAgtaaagatggaaaagaaattgTGAGAA ATGTGGTCAAAGGTGAAAAGGTCAAGCCCATTTTTGAGGAGCCACCTAATCCCACCAACGTGGAAGCAAGTTTACAAAGGATAAAAGCAAATGATCCTAGTCTGACAGAAATTAACCTGAACAACATAAAG AACATCCCTATTCCAACACTGAAAGAATTTGCAAAAGCTTTGGAAAGCAACACACACGTGAAGACATTCAGCCTTGCAGCTACTCGAAGCAATGACCCCGTAGCTATT GCATTTGCAGATATGCTGAAAGTgaacaaaacactgaagagtCTGAATGTAGAATCCAATTTCATCACTGGGACCGGTATTTTGGCACTGATTGATGCACTGAAGGAGAACGAATCCCTGACAGAGATCAAAATTGACAACCAG aggcagcagctggggacgGCTGTAGAGATGGAGATTGCCAAGATGCTGGAGGAGAACTCCAAGATTCTCAAGTTTGGGTACCAGTTCACAAAGCAGGGCCCAAGAACCAGGGTAGCAGCGGCGATCACTAAAAACAATGATCTAG TTCGCAAGAAGCGAGTGGAGGCAGAGCGGCAGTAG